The following are from one region of the Deltaproteobacteria bacterium genome:
- a CDS encoding Rho termination factor N-terminal domain-containing protein, with protein sequence MNLKNIREMARHLGVKNYSRFRKDDLIRVIQVKEGNDPCFKRINDCQVYDCLWRADCQESAAP encoded by the coding sequence ATGAACTTAAAAAACATCAGGGAAATGGCCCGCCACCTTGGCGTCAAGAACTATTCCCGGTTTAGAAAGGACGACCTGATTCGGGTGATTCAGGTAAAAGAGGGAAACGATCCCTGTTTTAAAAGGATCAACGACTGCCAGGTATATGATTGTCTGTGGCGCGCGGACTGTCAGGAATCTGCGGCTCCGTAG